A stretch of DNA from Promicromonospora sukumoe:
GGTTGTCGGCCGACACGGTGGCCGTGTACGCGCCCGAGCGCGCCTCCCGGTCGAGGGTCACGACGTTCCAGTCCCCGTACGGGAAGTTGTCCGGCAGCGGCGTCGCCGCCCGCTGCGCCCTGGGCCCGCGACCCGTCTCCAGACGCAGCTCGCCGGCGGCCCGGTCCACCCAGGCGGTCACGCGCCCGGCGCCCGTGCCGAGCGCGAGTCCCGCGGCGCCGTCGTCGTCCGCGACGCGCAGGTCAGCCTGGGCGCGCAGGTCACCGCCAGCGCGGTCCCGGCTGGTCAGGGTCGCCCCGTCGAGGGCGGCGTACGGCCCGGTGTCCGGTTCCTGCCCGACGACGACGTCGCCGCCGGCCCGCCAGCCGGCCAGGGAGCCGTCCGCGAAGGTGCTGCTCACGGGGCCGCTCGTCACCGGCGCCCGCTGCGGGCCCGACGACGGTCCGGCGCCCGCGTTGACGACCGGCCAGCCGTCGATCCAGTCGAGGCGGTCGATCATCAACGGACGCTTGGACAGGTTCAGCACGCCGTTGCGGGTGTCCACGGGCGGGAAGTCGGGGTCCGCCTCCGGGATCGCGTGGTATGCCATCCAGTCCTGACCCGCCAGATCGGTGATCAGCGAGTGGTGCCCCGGTCCGGCGTAACCGTCGCCGTTCGACGTCAGCACGTAGCCGCCCTTGCTCGACTCGGCCATGAGGTCGGTGCCGTCGTCGTCCACGAAGGGGCCGACCGGGCTGTCGCTGCGCCCCACCTTGACGGTGTAGCCGCTGAACGCGCCCTCGCAGCAGCCCGCGTCGGAGTACATCAGGTAGTAGAGGTCGTCGTGCCGCACCACGTACGCGCCCTCGGCACGCCGCCCCTGTGCCACCTGGGTCACGGGTCCGGTGAGCTCGCCCGCGCCGGGCGTCAGCTCCGAGACGCAGAGCACGTCGTAGCTGCCCCAGTACAGGTAGAGGGTGCCGTCGTCGTCGGTGAAGAGCGCCTGGTCGATGTTGCCGGTGGGGCAGCCGTCGATCGGCGCCGACGGCACCAGCAGTTCGTCGCCGTGGGTCCACGGGCCGGTCGGCGTCGGCGCGGTGGCCACGGCGAGGCCGCCCGTGGAGAGCCCGTAGGTGAGCAGGTACTCGCCGTCGACGTAGCGGATGTCGGGCGCCCAGGCACGCGAGTTGTCGCGCCACGTGGCGGGGACGTCGTCGGACTGGATCACCTCGCCCGCGTACTCCCAGGTCACGAGGTCCGTGGAGCGCAGGATCGGCAGGATGCGCTCCCCCGGCTCGCCCTGGCTGTTGAACACCGGGTTCTGCGTGCCGTACGCGTACCAGGCGCCGTCCTTGCCGCGGATGACGGCGGGGTCGGGAAAGGTGTCGGTCACCCCGGCGGAGACGGGGTTGGTGTAGGTGGCGGGCGTGGCGTCGGACGGCAGCCCGGCCGACGTCGGCGGTACGGCAGCAGTCGGCCGTGCGACGGACGTCGCGACGTCGGCGGCGTCGGACGTCGCGACTGCGACACCGGCGGCGGCGTCAGCGACGGTGCCGACGTCGGCGTCGGCAACCGCCGGCACGACAGGGCCGAGGCCCCCGGCCAGCACGGCCGCGGCGCACGCCGCGACCCAGGCGGTGCGGACAGGTCTCCGTTGATCTGATCCAAGGCGCATGCCGCCCATCGAACGGTGCCCGATTTTCTCCGGCAAGTACCCGACAGAAAAAGTAGGGAATTCTGCCGACTCCCGGCACTTCACCCCGACCACGGACTCCGGCCGCCTCGCACAACCACTGACTCCAGCCGCCGCCTCGGCTGCTGACTTCGGTTCAGCAGGCTCCAGACGGCCGCATCCGCCCGCCAAACGGTCGCCCCCAGCCTGCTGAACCAACCTCAGTCCAGCGGCCCCGCCCATACCGCCGACGCCGCCGACACCACCACCAACGCCGCCGCCGTCGGCCCGCCCCTGACGCCGCCGACGTCCACACCACCGCCACCCGGCCGCAGGCCGCCGTCAGCCCCGCCCCGCCCCCGCAGCACATTGGTCTACCCAGCGATTGGGCCCGAAACCGACGTGGTTTCGGGCCCAATCACTGGGTAGACCAACCCCTTACTTGCCCCTACTTGATCGCACCCATCGACAGCCCGCGCACGAGCTGCTTCTGCGCCACCCAGCCCGCGATGATCACGGGCAGCGACGCCAGCAGCGCCGCCGCGCACAGCCGGGCCAGGAACAGGCCCTCGCTCGTCATGGTCGACACGATGAGCACCGGCACCGTCGCCGCCCGGGAGGCGGTGAGGTTCAGGGCGAAGAAGAACTCGTTCCACGAGAAGATCACGCAGATCAGCGCCGTGGCGGCGATGCCGGGGGCCACCATCGGGATGAGCACGGACCGCAGGGTCCGCATCAGCCCGGCGCCGTCGACGGACGCCGCCTCCAGCACCTCCCCCGGCACCTCCAGGAAGAACGACCGCATCATCCACACCGCGATCGGCAGGTTCATCGCCGTGTACAGGACCACCAGGGTCCAGATGTTGTCGAGCACCTTGAGCTGCCCGGCCACCACGTAGATCGGCACGATGACGGCCACGACGGGCAGCATCTTGGTGGAGATGAAGAAGAACAGCACGTCGCTGACCTTCTCCACGGGCCGGATCGACAGCGCGTACGCCGCCGGGATGCCCAGCAGCAGCACGAGCACGGTCGAGACGCCGGTCGCGATGGCGGAGTTCGCCACGTACACGCCGGACCCGCCCTCGATCACGGCGCGGAACTGGTCGAGCGTGGGCGTGAAGAACCACGTGGGCGGGTCGGACGCCGCCTGGTTCTCCTGCTTGAACGCGGTGGCCGCCATCCAGGCGACCGGGAAGAAGAAGGCGAGCGCCAGCAGCCAGGTCAGCGTGGTCAGCACACCACCCGTGGCTCGACGGCGGTACGCCCGGGTCACGTCGGACATGCTCACTCCTTGACCTCGAAGCTGCGGAAGATGAGGCGCAGCGCGGCGGAGGCCACGATGATCGTGGCGATCACGACGACGACGCCCATGGCGGCGGCCTGCCCGATGTCGAACCCGAGGAACGCGCGCTGGTAGATGTAGAACGGCAGGTTGGCGCTGGCCGTACCGGGCCCGCCCGCCGTCATGAGGTAGATCTGGTCGAACGTGTTGACCACATAGATGACGCCGAGCAGCACGCCCAGCTCGATGTACCGACGCAGGTGCGGCAGCGTGATCGAGCGGAAGACCCGCCACGGGCCGGCGCCGTCGACCGACGCGGCCTCCAGCACGTCCTTCGCCTGGGCCTGGAGCCCGGCGAGCACCAGCAGCATCATGAACGGCGTCCACTGCCAGACCAGCGCCATCAGGATCGCGATGATCGGGTAGGTCGACGTCCAGTCGACCGCCTCGATGCCGAACACGCCGAGCACCCAGTTGAACAGGCCGTACGTGGGGTTGAGCAGCGCGACGGACCACAGCACCGACGTCGCCACCGGCATCACCAGGAACGGCGTGATGAGCATGGTGCGGGCCACGCCCCGGCCGAAGAACGGCCGGTCCAGCAGCAGCGCCAGCACGATGCCGAGCACCATCGCCACGAGCACGCAGCCCAGCGTGATGACCACCGAGTTCAGCGCGGTCTGCCGGAACGTCGAGTCCTGGGCGATGTCGATGTAGTTCGACAGGCCCACGAAGATGTCCTCGCCGGGCCGCAGCAGGTTCTGCCCGCGCAGCGAGTACCAGATCGTCACGAGGAACGGGAGCTGCGTGACGATGACGGTGAAGATCAGGGCCGGCAGGAGCGGGCCGCGGCGGCGCCACCCCTCGGCCTTGCTGATGGACCGCTCCGCCGCCGAGGCGCGGGCCGCCCGGCGCGAGCTCTCCAGCCGGTCGATGGTCGAGGTGCTCATTTCCCCTCCTGGGCCCGGTAGGTCTCCGCCACGGTCTCGGCGTAGCGCTGCGACTGTGCGATGGCCTCGTCCACGGTGACCTGTCCGGCGATCGCCGCGGACATCTGCTGGCCCACGCGGGTGCCGAGGTCCTGGAACTCCGGGATGCCCACGAACTGGATGCCCGGGTAGGGCACCGGGTGGGTCATCGCGGCCTCCTGCGTGGCCCCGTTCATCGACTCCAGGGTCGCGTCGGCGTAGGCCTCGGACACCTCGGCGTACTCGGGGATCTCGTAGGTGGACAGCCGGCTGCCCGGGGGCACCCGCTCCCAGCCGATCTCCTCGCCGACGGTCTTGATGTACTCCTTGTTCGTCATCCAGGACACGAAGTCCCAGGCGGCGTCCTTGTGCTCGCTCGTGGACGGGATGGCGAGGGACCAGCTGTAGAGCCAGCCCGCCGACTCGGTGTCCGCGACCGGCGCGGGCGCGTAGCCGACCTTGCCCGCCACGGTGGAGGACGCAGGGTCCTCGATGGACGAGACCATCGACGTCGCGTCGTACCACATGGCCGACTGACCCTGGGCGAACCGGGTGAGGCAGTCGCCGAACCCGGACGTCGCGGCGCCGGGCTGGCCGGAGGTCTGCACGGTGTCGATGTAGGTCTCGATGGCCTCACGGCTCTCGGGCGAGTCGAGGGTGGCGTTCCAGTCCTCGTCGAACCAGCCGCCGCCGAACGTGTTGATCGCGGTGCTCATCGGCGCCATGACCTCGCCCCAGCCGGCCAGGCCGCGCAGGCAGATGCCCGAGAAGTCCTCGGCGGGCTCGTTCAGCTCCGCGGCCAGCTCCCGCACCTCGTCCCAGGTCGGGTTGGCGGGCATGTCCAGCCCCGCCTGCTCGAACAGGTCGGCGCGGTACGCCAGGAACGACGACTCGCCGTAGAACGGCACCGAGTACATGTCGCCGTCGCGCGAGAGGGCCTCGCGGACGCTGGGGACGAAGTCCTCGGCGTCGTAGCCCTCCGTCTCGTCGATGTACGGCTGCAGGTTCTCGATCCAGCCGTTCTCGGCCCACATCGGCGTCTCGTAGTTGGAGATCATGACGACGTCGAACTCACCGCCGCCGGTCGCCACGGACGCCGTGATCTTGGCGCGGGCCTCGTTCTCGGGCAGCGACACGAAGCGCACGTCGACGCCCGGGTGCGCGGCACGGAACTCGTCCTGCAACGAGATCGCGTCCTGCATCTGCGGGTTGGAGACGATCGCGACCACGATCTGCTCGCCGTCGTCCCCGCCCACGGCTCCCGCCCCGGCACAGCCGGACAGGGCCAGCGCGGTGGCCGCCGTCGCGGCGGCCGCCGCCCATCTCACCGAGTTACCCCTCGGAGGTCGGAACATCCTCGTCCTCTCCTCGGCGCAGCCTCTCCGCCGCGCTCATCTGAGAATCTTTAACTGCTCATCTGCATCCGCAGACTAGTTCGGTATGCTCAGGTGAGCAAGGCCCCCACTCAGAAGTCGCTCAAATGGTTCCCGCCACCACTCGCGGGAGTGAGGACGAAGGTGACCCCGAACGACACGAACCTCATGGTCGAGGTGAGTACCGACTACTACCTCGACGGCAAGTCGAAGGTCGAGATCGCCCGTGACCGCGGCATCTCCCGTTTCCAGGTGGCCCGGCTGCTCGCGCAGGCCCGGGAGCAGGGCGTGGTGCGCATCGAGATCAACGCGCCCGGGGTCGACGGCGAGCGCGGCGCGCGCCTGGCCGCCCGCCTCGGCGCGCGTGAGATCCTCGTCGCGCCCAGCGGCCCGGACCCGGCCGCCACGCGCGAGAACGTCGCCGTCGCGCTCGCGCGCACCGCCCGGGAGCAGATCACCGAGGGCATGACCGTCGGGGTGTCCTGGTCGCGCACGGTCGAGGCCGCGGTGCGGCACATCGGGCAGCTCCCCGAGTGCGACGTCGTGCAGCTCGTCGGCGCCCTGCCCGTCGAGGGCAGCGGCAACTCCCTGGCGCTCATAAGCACGTTCGCGCAGATGCCGGGCGTGCGCACCTGGCCCGTCTGGTCCCCGCTCCTGGTGGCCGACGCCGCGACCGCCGCGGGCATGCGCCGCCAGCCCGAGATCGCCGACGCCCTCGCGCGGGCCGACCACCTCGACGTCGCCGTCGTCGCGATCGGCAACTGGTCCGAGCGCACCTCCACGGTGTTCCCGCAGATCAGCGTCGAGGAGCAGCAGGCGGCCACGGCCGCGGGCGCGGTCGCCGAGTGCTCGGGCCGCCTGTTCGACGCCGCGGGCAGGCCCGTCCGCACCAGCCTCGACGAGCGCGTGGTGGGCGTGACACTCGAACAGCTCACCGGCACGCCCCGCGTCATCGCGATCGGCTACGGGTCCGCCGTCGCGCCCGGCCTGCTGGCCGCGGTGAACGGCGGCGTCGCCGACACCCTGGTGGTCGACGACGCCGCCGCGGCGGCGCTGGAGATCATCGCCCCGAGCTAGCCCCGAGCTGACCGACGCCGCTGGTCGAGCTCGTCGAGACCCGGGTCTCGACAAGCTCGACCAGCGACAGCGAGTCAGCCCCGGGCGACCAGGTCCTCGACCGTGGCGCGGGCGCCCTGCTCGTGCAGGGCGTCCAGCGCCGCGGTGTAGGCGGCGGTGAAGCGCTCGTCGTCGACCAGGTCGCCGAACACCTCGCGGTCCCGCAGGAACGCCAGCGGGTCCTCCGCCTGCGCGAGGGCGGCGCGGTGCAGGCGGTCGGCGAGCCGGTCCACGATCTCGATGGGCTCGCCGGCCTCGTCCGTGCCCTCGTCGTACCGGGCCCAGGAGGCCACGACGAGCGCCGCGTGCTCGATCGGCCCGCCCGTGGCCAGGTGGTGCCGCACCACGGGCAGCAGCCACTTGGGGATGCGGTCGGACGACTCGGCGCACAGCCGCGCCAGGGTGTCTGCCACGTGCGGGTTCGCGAACCGCTCGATCAGCGTGGCCTTGTACTGGTCCAGGTCGATGCCGGGCACCGGCTCCAGCGTGGGCGTGCCCTCGCGGTCCATGTACCCGCGCAGGAACCGGGCGTACACGTCCTGCCCGGCGACCTCGTGCGCGTACCGGTGACCGGCCAGGTAGCCCACGTAGCACAGGGCCTGGTGGCTGGCGTTGAGCAGGCGGAGCTTCATCAGCTCGTAGGGCTCGACGTCGGGCACCACCTGCACGCCGGCGTCCTCGAACGGCGGCCGCCCCGTCGGGAAGGTGTCCTCCAGGGCCCACTGCTCGAACGGCTCGGCCACGACGGGCCAGGCGTCGTCGACGCCGAACCGCTCGGCCACCAGGGCACGGTCGGCGTCGGTGGTCACCGGCGTGATGCGGTCCACCATGGAGCTCGGGAACGCGACCTCGGTCTCGATCCACGCCGCCAGGTCGGCGTCCTTCGCGCGGGCGAACGTGGTGAAGGCGCGGCGCGCGACCTCGCCGTTGCCCTGGATGTTGTCGCAGCTCATCACGGTGAACGGCGGCACGCCACGCTCCCGCCGTCGGCGCAGGGCCTCGGTGACCAGGCCGAACGTCGTCGCGGGGACGGCGCCGTCGGCCAGGTCCGCGGCGACCGCCGGGTCCGCCAGGTCGAACTCGCCGGTCACGTGGTGGATGTTGTAGCCGCCCTCGGTGACCGTGAGGGAGACGATGCGGACCTCGGGCGAGGCCATCTTCTCCAGCACGGCCTCCGGGTCGTCGGGGGCGAGCAGGTACTCCTTGATCGACCCGATGACGCGCGCCTCCAGGCGCCCGTCCGGGTGCTTGAGCACCAGCGTGTAGAGGCCGTCCTGGGCGGCCAGCGCGTCGCGCATACGGGCGTCGCCCGGCAGCACGCCGACGCCGCAGACCGCCCAGTCGAGCGCCTTGCCCTCGGCCATCAGCCGGTCCAGGTACATCGCCTGGTGCGCGCGGTGGAAGCCGCCCACCCCGAGATGCACGATCCCGGTGGTGAGCCGGTCGCGGTCATAGGTGGGCACCGTCAGGTCTGCGCCGTCCGGCGCGGACGCCACCAGGCTGCCCACGGTCTCCTCGTCGAGTGCCGTCATCGTGCTCCTCCGCCGCCTTCCGACTCCGTTGAACAGCCGTCAGGCTAACAGATGAGCACGATGACGATCACAGATGAGCAGGCCGGATCTTTCAGGCCTTCGGGAGGGCGGCCGGGAAGGGCTGGCCGAAGTCCGCCGACCTGCTCACGTCGCCCCACCGCTCGTCCGACGCCAGGAGCCGGCGGTCCTGCGCGACCGACATCTCCGTGGCGTTGACGCCCAGCGGCAGGTTGTCGGGCAGGTCGTCGTGCTTGGCGACCGCCACCAGGATCTCGGCGGCCCGCGCCGGGTCACCCGCGGCGCCCGCGCCGGCCTGACGCATCCGCGTGTTCATGGCGCCGACCGTGGACTCGTACCCTGCCGGGGCATCGTGCACGGTCATGGACGCGCCGGCCCAGTCGGTGCGGAAGCCGCTCGGCTCGACGACGAGCACCTTGACTCCGAACGGCGCCGTCTCGACGCGGAGCACGCGGCTGAAGCCGTCGATGGCGAACTTGGCCGCCTGGTACGACGCGATGCCCGGCGACCCGCCGACGCGGCCGCCGACCGACGAGAACTGGATCACGAGGCCGCTCCCCTGCTTGCGGAGCAGCGGGATCACGGCCTTGGACACGTTGTAGACGCCCCAGAAGTTGGTCTCGAACTGGGTGCGGAAGTCGGCGTCGTCCCCGGTCTCGATCGGGGCGACGTTGGCGTAGCCCGCGTTGTTGACGACGACGTCGATGCCGCCGAACCGGGCGGCGGCCTCGTCGAGCGCCGCGCGGACGGCGGCGGGGTCGGTGACGTCGAGCCGGAGCGGGAGCACCCGCTCGCCGTACTGCGCGACGAGGTCGTCGAGCTGCTCGGGACGCCGGGCGGTCGTTGCCACCTGGTCACCCGCGGCGAGCGCGGCGAGAGCGAGGGCGCGGCCGAAGCCACGCGAGGAACCTGTGATGAACCATGTCTGCTGCATGGCGTTAACGAAACACCGTTTCTCTAACTTACGCAACCCCGTTGCGCTAAGATG
This window harbors:
- a CDS encoding SDR family NAD(P)-dependent oxidoreductase, encoding MQQTWFITGSSRGFGRALALAALAAGDQVATTARRPEQLDDLVAQYGERVLPLRLDVTDPAAVRAALDEAAARFGGIDVVVNNAGYANVAPIETGDDADFRTQFETNFWGVYNVSKAVIPLLRKQGSGLVIQFSSVGGRVGGSPGIASYQAAKFAIDGFSRVLRVETAPFGVKVLVVEPSGFRTDWAGASMTVHDAPAGYESTVGAMNTRMRQAGAGAAGDPARAAEILVAVAKHDDLPDNLPLGVNATEMSVAQDRRLLASDERWGDVSRSADFGQPFPAALPKA
- a CDS encoding ABC transporter substrate-binding protein, whose amino-acid sequence is MRWAAAAATAATALALSGCAGAGAVGGDDGEQIVVAIVSNPQMQDAISLQDEFRAAHPGVDVRFVSLPENEARAKITASVATGGGEFDVVMISNYETPMWAENGWIENLQPYIDETEGYDAEDFVPSVREALSRDGDMYSVPFYGESSFLAYRADLFEQAGLDMPANPTWDEVRELAAELNEPAEDFSGICLRGLAGWGEVMAPMSTAINTFGGGWFDEDWNATLDSPESREAIETYIDTVQTSGQPGAATSGFGDCLTRFAQGQSAMWYDATSMVSSIEDPASSTVAGKVGYAPAPVADTESAGWLYSWSLAIPSTSEHKDAAWDFVSWMTNKEYIKTVGEEIGWERVPPGSRLSTYEIPEYAEVSEAYADATLESMNGATQEAAMTHPVPYPGIQFVGIPEFQDLGTRVGQQMSAAIAGQVTVDEAIAQSQRYAETVAETYRAQEGK
- a CDS encoding family 43 glycosylhydrolase is translated as MRLGSDQRRPVRTAWVAACAAAVLAGGLGPVVPAVADADVGTVADAAAGVAVATSDAADVATSVARPTAAVPPTSAGLPSDATPATYTNPVSAGVTDTFPDPAVIRGKDGAWYAYGTQNPVFNSQGEPGERILPILRSTDLVTWEYAGEVIQSDDVPATWRDNSRAWAPDIRYVDGEYLLTYGLSTGGLAVATAPTPTGPWTHGDELLVPSAPIDGCPTGNIDQALFTDDDGTLYLYWGSYDVLCVSELTPGAGELTGPVTQVAQGRRAEGAYVVRHDDLYYLMYSDAGCCEGAFSGYTVKVGRSDSPVGPFVDDDGTDLMAESSKGGYVLTSNGDGYAGPGHHSLITDLAGQDWMAYHAIPEADPDFPPVDTRNGVLNLSKRPLMIDRLDWIDGWPVVNAGAGPSSGPQRAPVTSGPVSSTFADGSLAGWRAGGDVVVGQEPDTGPYAALDGATLTSRDRAGGDLRAQADLRVADDDGAAGLALGTGAGRVTAWVDRAAGELRLETGRGPRAQRAATPLPDNFPYGDWNVVTLDREARSGAYTATVSADNLKEPLGSVGLTVRGAAGRVPVGVTARGAAAADNVSLVPAARPVTERVPDPQPGALLPEHSDEFDGDVVPGTGAARTGADGAGAETTGAANTGWTWVRGPAAGVRLDDGALTWPTQNAELYQGTNTASVLTRDAPTGDYLVETKLTLDGVGVNRQAGLVLYADDDQFVKLVHSQLGLLRKPGSAAQTVEFTKEAARTTSTPPSAAYSAPMFGPAPGETTWLRLAVHRDAANAEYEVRMASSTDGETWRWGGVWTLPDDQPLRTGLVAMNTAGATATFDYVRTYALP
- a CDS encoding carbohydrate ABC transporter permease, whose translation is MSDVTRAYRRRATGGVLTTLTWLLALAFFFPVAWMAATAFKQENQAASDPPTWFFTPTLDQFRAVIEGGSGVYVANSAIATGVSTVLVLLLGIPAAYALSIRPVEKVSDVLFFFISTKMLPVVAVIVPIYVVAGQLKVLDNIWTLVVLYTAMNLPIAVWMMRSFFLEVPGEVLEAASVDGAGLMRTLRSVLIPMVAPGIAATALICVIFSWNEFFFALNLTASRAATVPVLIVSTMTSEGLFLARLCAAALLASLPVIIAGWVAQKQLVRGLSMGAIK
- a CDS encoding carbohydrate ABC transporter permease, which translates into the protein MSTSTIDRLESSRRAARASAAERSISKAEGWRRRGPLLPALIFTVIVTQLPFLVTIWYSLRGQNLLRPGEDIFVGLSNYIDIAQDSTFRQTALNSVVITLGCVLVAMVLGIVLALLLDRPFFGRGVARTMLITPFLVMPVATSVLWSVALLNPTYGLFNWVLGVFGIEAVDWTSTYPIIAILMALVWQWTPFMMLLVLAGLQAQAKDVLEAASVDGAGPWRVFRSITLPHLRRYIELGVLLGVIYVVNTFDQIYLMTAGGPGTASANLPFYIYQRAFLGFDIGQAAAMGVVVVIATIIVASAALRLIFRSFEVKE
- a CDS encoding mannitol dehydrogenase family protein, with translation MTALDEETVGSLVASAPDGADLTVPTYDRDRLTTGIVHLGVGGFHRAHQAMYLDRLMAEGKALDWAVCGVGVLPGDARMRDALAAQDGLYTLVLKHPDGRLEARVIGSIKEYLLAPDDPEAVLEKMASPEVRIVSLTVTEGGYNIHHVTGEFDLADPAVAADLADGAVPATTFGLVTEALRRRRERGVPPFTVMSCDNIQGNGEVARRAFTTFARAKDADLAAWIETEVAFPSSMVDRITPVTTDADRALVAERFGVDDAWPVVAEPFEQWALEDTFPTGRPPFEDAGVQVVPDVEPYELMKLRLLNASHQALCYVGYLAGHRYAHEVAGQDVYARFLRGYMDREGTPTLEPVPGIDLDQYKATLIERFANPHVADTLARLCAESSDRIPKWLLPVVRHHLATGGPIEHAALVVASWARYDEGTDEAGEPIEIVDRLADRLHRAALAQAEDPLAFLRDREVFGDLVDDERFTAAYTAALDALHEQGARATVEDLVARG
- a CDS encoding sugar-binding transcriptional regulator; translation: MTPNDTNLMVEVSTDYYLDGKSKVEIARDRGISRFQVARLLAQAREQGVVRIEINAPGVDGERGARLAARLGAREILVAPSGPDPAATRENVAVALARTAREQITEGMTVGVSWSRTVEAAVRHIGQLPECDVVQLVGALPVEGSGNSLALISTFAQMPGVRTWPVWSPLLVADAATAAGMRRQPEIADALARADHLDVAVVAIGNWSERTSTVFPQISVEEQQAATAAGAVAECSGRLFDAAGRPVRTSLDERVVGVTLEQLTGTPRVIAIGYGSAVAPGLLAAVNGGVADTLVVDDAAAAALEIIAPS